From the Exiguobacterium aurantiacum genome, one window contains:
- the cymR gene encoding cysteine metabolism transcriptional regulator CymR → MKISTKGRYGLTIMIALARETDNKPLSLKKIAARHDLPEHYLEQLIGPLRNGGLVKSVRGAYGGYQLVKPATDITAGEIIRLLEGPLTIVEDSEADDAVKRKLWDKIKAAIEKVLEETTLADLAEEDSDGYMFYI, encoded by the coding sequence ATGAAAATATCTACAAAAGGTCGTTATGGATTGACGATCATGATCGCACTGGCCCGGGAAACGGACAATAAACCGCTCAGCTTGAAAAAGATTGCGGCCCGGCATGACTTGCCGGAACATTACTTAGAGCAATTGATCGGTCCGCTCCGCAACGGCGGGCTCGTCAAGAGCGTCCGCGGGGCGTACGGAGGCTATCAGCTCGTCAAACCGGCGACGGACATCACGGCTGGAGAGATTATCCGCCTGCTCGAAGGCCCGCTCACAATCGTCGAAGACTCAGAAGCGGACGATGCCGTGAAACGGAAGCTATGGGATAAAATCAAAGCCGCAATCGAGAAAGTACTCGAAGAGACGACACTTGCAGATCTCGCTGAAGAGGATTCAGACGGCTATATGTTTTATATTTAA
- a CDS encoding replication-associated recombination protein A: MSDLFQQSNSGPLANRMRPETLDEVIGQRHIIGEGKLLRRAIEADRLGTIILYGPPGTGKTTLARVISNYTKATFVQLNAVTAKLDELRSVIREAESRFDFEQERTILFLDEIHRFNKLQQDALLPALEAGKLILIGATTENPSFEVNAALLSRATVFRLEPPGPDELRVVLERALADKKGLGNYLVQIEEAAVDHYIKMADGDYRVLLNALELAVLTTPEVDGKIQITLDVAEESIQQKAIKYDKTGDRHYDVISALIKSIRGSDPDAALYWLAVMIEAGESPRFIMRRLYVHAAEDIGLSDPNALVIVDAAARASEHVGFPEARIPMAQAVLYLATAPKSNAVITAIDKAIHHVRTVEGGPVPVHLRDAHSPGARELGNGAGYKYPHDEKDGYVAQNYWPENLARKRPKYYTPTSRGFEQQLQKRLDYWEKRR; the protein is encoded by the coding sequence ATGAGTGATTTATTTCAGCAATCGAATAGCGGCCCGCTCGCCAATCGGATGCGGCCTGAAACGTTAGACGAAGTCATCGGTCAACGCCACATCATCGGCGAAGGCAAATTGCTGCGGCGGGCCATCGAGGCCGACCGCCTCGGCACGATTATCTTGTATGGACCGCCGGGAACGGGCAAGACGACGCTCGCCCGCGTCATCTCGAATTATACGAAAGCGACGTTCGTGCAATTGAACGCCGTCACGGCCAAACTCGATGAACTCCGGAGCGTCATCCGCGAGGCCGAGTCCCGGTTTGATTTCGAGCAAGAACGAACGATTTTATTTTTAGACGAGATTCATCGTTTCAATAAACTGCAACAAGACGCCCTGCTCCCGGCACTAGAGGCCGGGAAGCTCATCTTGATCGGGGCGACGACCGAAAACCCGAGTTTTGAGGTCAACGCGGCGTTGCTGTCGCGCGCGACCGTGTTTCGGCTCGAACCGCCTGGACCAGACGAACTTCGTGTCGTCTTGGAGCGGGCTCTCGCTGACAAAAAGGGACTCGGCAACTATCTCGTCCAAATCGAGGAAGCCGCCGTGGACCATTATATCAAAATGGCGGACGGTGACTACCGTGTCCTGTTGAACGCCCTCGAGCTGGCCGTATTGACGACGCCCGAGGTCGATGGCAAGATTCAAATCACACTCGACGTCGCCGAGGAGTCGATTCAACAAAAAGCCATCAAGTACGACAAGACGGGTGACCGGCACTATGACGTCATCTCGGCGTTGATTAAGTCGATTCGCGGCTCGGACCCGGACGCGGCACTGTACTGGCTCGCCGTCATGATCGAGGCCGGCGAATCACCGCGCTTCATCATGCGCAGGCTCTATGTGCATGCGGCCGAAGATATCGGGCTCAGTGACCCGAACGCGCTCGTCATCGTCGATGCGGCCGCTCGCGCGAGCGAACACGTCGGTTTCCCGGAGGCACGGATCCCGATGGCACAGGCCGTCCTATATCTCGCGACGGCACCGAAATCGAACGCGGTCATCACCGCCATCGATAAGGCGATTCACCACGTCCGCACGGTCGAAGGCGGTCCGGTACCGGTCCATCTCCGTGACGCGCACAGCCCAGGCGCCCGCGAGCTCGGCAACGGTGCCGGATACAAATACCCGCACGACGAGAAAGACGGCTACGTCGCGCAAAACTACTGGCCGGAGAACTTGGCCCGAAAACGTCCTAAATATTATACACCGACGAGCCGTGGCTTCGAGCAACAGCTGCAAAAACGACTCGATTATTGGGAAAAACGACGCTGA
- a CDS encoding tRNA threonylcarbamoyladenosine dehydratase: MLHQFSRNELAIGQEGLEALKGKTVAILGVGGVGSFAAEALARSGVGRIVLVDKDDIDITNVNRQIHALLSTVGQPKVEAMGTRLLDINPELELVKLKMFYTEETFEEFFAQDLDFVIDASDTIIYKIHLIVECKRRGIPVISSMGMANKMDPTRIKVVDIKDTTYDPIAKMVRTRLRKERIHKGVPVVFSDESPIVTREDVNEVVGKKDAPIRKAKMPPSSNAFVPSVAGLVAAGYVINQMLETAGVEINRIQK; the protein is encoded by the coding sequence ATGTTACACCAGTTTTCACGAAATGAGTTGGCCATCGGTCAAGAAGGTTTAGAAGCATTAAAAGGTAAGACGGTCGCCATCCTCGGTGTCGGCGGTGTCGGGTCGTTCGCGGCCGAGGCACTCGCCCGGAGCGGTGTCGGACGCATCGTCCTCGTCGATAAGGACGACATCGACATCACGAACGTCAACCGTCAAATCCACGCGCTCTTGTCGACGGTCGGGCAACCGAAAGTCGAAGCGATGGGAACACGTCTCCTCGACATCAACCCGGAGCTCGAGCTCGTCAAATTGAAAATGTTTTATACGGAAGAGACGTTCGAAGAGTTCTTCGCCCAAGACCTCGATTTCGTCATCGACGCCTCAGACACGATCATCTATAAGATTCATTTGATTGTCGAGTGCAAACGTCGTGGCATCCCGGTCATCTCGAGCATGGGCATGGCCAACAAGATGGACCCGACGCGCATCAAAGTCGTCGACATCAAGGATACGACATACGACCCGATCGCCAAAATGGTCCGGACGCGTCTCCGTAAAGAGCGCATCCATAAAGGCGTCCCGGTCGTCTTTTCAGACGAGTCGCCGATCGTGACACGCGAAGACGTGAACGAGGTCGTCGGGAAGAAAGATGCCCCGATCCGTAAAGCGAAGATGCCGCCGAGTTCGAACGCGTTCGTCCCATCGGTCGCCGGCCTCGTCGCAGCAGGGTATGTCATCAACCAAATGCTTGAGACAGCTGGTGTCGAGATCAACCGCATCCAGAAATGA
- a CDS encoding DASH family cryptochrome translates to MKTIIWYQNDLRVDDHRPLEEALRHDDPIEGHYLIPQEELIENRFGHIPLGPRRLHFLNEALDDLAGSLAALNIPLFVHVGHPLDMFDPTDRLLFQRAIGYNERRRGREVMTAWQGECQVFDGFTLYPRDEIPFEKLPFLFTEFRKAVEADARPDRLIERSPAKELRSVDFPIAYEQPERDARTAFPFRGGERAGRERLAAYLDGPVRTYKETRNGFGVDDSSKLSAYLANGSLSPRRVLHELEQHERSHGANESTYWLYFELLWREFFQWVALEHGKRLFRAQGIRSKQKTWGVDDDVIARWQVGETGVDFVDAFMRELNTTGWMSNRGRQIVASYFAKELGQDWRIGASYFESMLIDYDVASNTGNWAYQAGVGNDSRDRRFNITRQQDTYDPTSAFRNSWL, encoded by the coding sequence ATGAAGACGATAATCTGGTATCAAAACGATTTACGGGTCGATGACCATCGCCCGCTCGAGGAGGCGCTCCGTCATGATGATCCGATTGAAGGCCACTACCTCATTCCGCAAGAAGAGCTGATTGAAAACCGGTTCGGCCATATTCCGCTTGGACCGCGGCGACTTCACTTTTTGAACGAGGCACTCGACGACTTGGCCGGTTCGCTCGCAGCGCTCAACATCCCGCTCTTCGTGCATGTCGGTCATCCGCTCGACATGTTCGACCCAACCGACCGCTTGTTGTTCCAACGAGCGATCGGCTATAACGAACGGAGACGTGGACGTGAGGTCATGACCGCATGGCAAGGCGAGTGTCAGGTGTTTGACGGGTTCACCCTCTATCCACGGGACGAGATTCCGTTCGAGAAATTGCCATTCCTCTTCACCGAGTTTCGGAAGGCAGTAGAGGCTGATGCGAGACCAGACCGCTTGATTGAGCGCTCGCCTGCGAAGGAACTGCGCTCCGTCGATTTTCCAATCGCTTATGAACAGCCGGAACGTGACGCACGGACTGCGTTCCCGTTTCGAGGCGGGGAACGGGCGGGGCGAGAGCGGCTCGCCGCCTATTTGGACGGTCCGGTCCGGACGTATAAAGAGACAAGGAACGGCTTCGGGGTCGACGACTCATCGAAGCTGTCGGCGTATCTAGCCAACGGCTCGTTGTCACCGCGCCGGGTGCTGCATGAGCTCGAGCAACATGAGCGGTCACACGGGGCGAACGAGTCGACGTATTGGCTCTATTTCGAACTGCTTTGGCGCGAGTTCTTCCAATGGGTTGCCCTCGAGCATGGGAAACGACTGTTTCGCGCGCAAGGCATCCGTTCGAAACAGAAGACATGGGGTGTGGACGATGACGTCATCGCGCGTTGGCAAGTGGGCGAGACGGGCGTCGATTTTGTCGATGCGTTCATGCGCGAATTGAACACGACGGGATGGATGTCGAACCGGGGCCGTCAAATCGTCGCGAGCTACTTTGCGAAAGAGCTTGGGCAGGACTGGCGCATCGGTGCGTCGTATTTCGAATCGATGCTGATTGACTATGATGTCGCCAGCAATACCGGCAATTGGGCGTATCAGGCCGGCGTCGGCAACGACTCGCGGGATCGCCGTTTCAACATCACGCGGCAACAAGATACGTACGACCCGACCAGTGCGTTTCGTAACAGTTGGTTGTGA
- a CDS encoding YczE/YyaS/YitT family protein, producing the protein MKWALFMGGLFLLALGSSMMITADLGVSTWDVLHLGLARHTPISVGTIILLVGLLLVLCKYILDRIRPQFGTLVNAVFVGVFMNLILDHHWLPQLDGIALNIAWLILGIFVIGMGAGLYVAIGYGAGPRDGLTLALADRFNTSVRMMRTWMELTACLIGWVLGGPVFFGTVLSIFLIGPFFQFWLEQFRRLVSVIDRAKVAA; encoded by the coding sequence TTGAAGTGGGCGTTATTCATGGGTGGTCTGTTCTTGCTCGCCCTCGGGTCTTCGATGATGATCACGGCCGACCTCGGCGTATCGACATGGGACGTGCTCCATCTCGGGCTCGCCCGGCACACCCCGATTTCCGTCGGGACGATCATCTTGCTCGTCGGTCTCTTGCTCGTCCTCTGCAAGTACATATTGGACCGGATTCGGCCCCAGTTCGGGACGCTCGTCAACGCCGTCTTCGTCGGCGTGTTCATGAACTTGATTCTCGACCATCATTGGTTGCCGCAACTTGACGGCATCGCACTCAACATCGCCTGGCTCATTCTCGGCATCTTCGTCATCGGGATGGGTGCCGGCTTGTACGTCGCCATCGGCTACGGGGCCGGCCCACGTGACGGGTTGACACTCGCCTTGGCCGACCGGTTCAACACGTCGGTCCGCATGATGCGGACGTGGATGGAACTGACGGCTTGTCTCATCGGTTGGGTGCTCGGCGGACCAGTCTTTTTCGGGACGGTGTTGTCGATTTTCCTGATTGGCCCGTTCTTCCAGTTTTGGCTCGAACAGTTCCGGCGTCTCGTCTCGGTCATCGACCGGGCGAAAGTAGCAGCATAA
- a CDS encoding zinc-binding dehydrogenase, with translation MKAVQVIGYGDVDQLQVVDIPIPSLKQGEVLVRVKACGINNTEIWMREGAYGTDKESGWRPEGVQFPRIPGSDITGEVVEVGSGVEESMVGRRVILFPFTSSGPDGTEHIADDMSFIGSEYDGGYAEYVAWPAALCYDMPLDSFVDSAVFTVSGLTAWHMNEQIEIQPGQTIVVTGASGGVGSFNVQIAANVHGANVFAIVGDLKDEAKLKELGASRVFSYRSETLADEILEANGGPVDAVLDVVGDALFATSLEVLKNGGKFCISGSAGGQQTNLDFRKLYLKHITMYGSVLGTRAEFQAMLEAIEAGKIRPLVDRTFPLAEARDAQTYFKQRGKFGKIVLVP, from the coding sequence ATGAAAGCTGTACAGGTCATCGGTTACGGGGACGTCGATCAATTACAAGTCGTCGATATCCCGATTCCGAGCCTAAAACAAGGAGAAGTGCTCGTGCGCGTGAAGGCGTGCGGGATTAACAATACCGAGATTTGGATGCGCGAAGGAGCGTACGGGACGGACAAAGAGTCCGGCTGGCGACCAGAAGGGGTCCAGTTCCCACGAATCCCAGGTTCTGATATCACGGGTGAAGTCGTGGAAGTCGGCAGTGGGGTTGAGGAATCGATGGTGGGCCGTCGTGTCATCCTGTTTCCGTTCACGTCGAGCGGGCCAGACGGGACTGAACATATCGCAGATGATATGTCGTTCATCGGTTCAGAGTACGATGGTGGGTATGCCGAATATGTCGCTTGGCCGGCCGCCCTCTGTTACGATATGCCGCTCGACAGTTTCGTCGATAGCGCCGTCTTCACGGTGAGCGGATTGACGGCGTGGCATATGAATGAACAGATTGAGATTCAGCCGGGGCAGACGATCGTCGTCACCGGTGCGAGCGGTGGGGTCGGTTCGTTCAACGTCCAAATCGCGGCAAACGTGCATGGTGCGAACGTGTTCGCCATCGTTGGTGACTTGAAAGATGAAGCGAAGCTGAAAGAACTTGGCGCGAGCCGTGTTTTTTCATACCGCTCCGAGACGCTCGCCGACGAGATTCTCGAGGCGAACGGCGGGCCGGTCGATGCCGTCCTTGATGTCGTCGGTGACGCCTTGTTCGCGACGTCGCTCGAGGTGTTGAAAAATGGCGGTAAGTTCTGTATTTCCGGTTCGGCCGGGGGACAACAGACGAACCTCGACTTCCGGAAGCTGTATTTGAAACATATCACCATGTACGGCTCCGTACTCGGCACGCGGGCAGAGTTCCAAGCGATGCTCGAGGCGATTGAGGCTGGTAAGATTCGGCCACTCGTCGATCGGACGTTCCCGCTCGCTGAGGCGCGGGACGCCCAAACGTATTTCAAGCAACGGGGCAAGTTTGGGAAAATCGTTCTCGTCCCATAA
- a CDS encoding ABC transporter ATP-binding protein encodes MISRFFSYYRPHKKLFILDFSFAILVGLLELGFPLAVQWFIDDLLPGGEWNWIIIISIGLLILYILAMMMQYVVNYWGHKLGINIETDMREELFTHIHKQSFRFFDNHKTGHLMSRVTNDLFDIGEVAHHGPEDFFIAIMTLLGAFGIMFSIDPQLALVTVVAVPFLVIMITYANKNMNKAWQKMYTNIGEVNARVEDSVSGARVVQSFTNETFEIKRFQKDNNFYRGSKIEAYRVMSKSLAGIYITTRLMTLLVLVYGAYLTYQGQLSYGQLVGFILYMNLLIKPIEKITALLEMYPKGMAGFKRFTQLLDEAPDIENRPDAVDVTTLKGDIAFHDVSFGYSDYRQVLTDIDLDIKSGTTVALVGTSGAGKTTICSLIPRFYDVTNGAITIDGMDIRDMTKESLRRQIGIVQQDVFLFAGTLRENIAYGKLDATDEEIMHAVEKAHLNSLVEELQYGLDTQIGERGLKLSGGQKQRIAIARMFLKNPPILILDEATSALDTETEAIIQDSLNELAADRTTLIIAHRLATVKNADRILVVNADGIVEDGTHDELSAKGGVFAGLLRRQQL; translated from the coding sequence ATGATCTCACGTTTTTTTAGTTATTACCGTCCACATAAGAAGTTATTTATCCTCGATTTCTCGTTCGCCATCCTCGTCGGCCTGCTCGAGCTCGGCTTTCCGCTCGCCGTGCAATGGTTCATCGACGATTTGTTGCCAGGTGGGGAATGGAACTGGATTATCATCATCAGCATCGGCTTGCTCATCCTTTACATACTCGCCATGATGATGCAGTACGTCGTCAACTATTGGGGGCACAAGCTCGGCATCAACATCGAGACCGATATGCGGGAAGAGCTGTTCACCCATATCCATAAACAATCGTTCCGGTTCTTCGATAACCATAAGACCGGCCATCTGATGAGCCGGGTGACGAACGACTTGTTCGATATCGGCGAAGTGGCGCACCACGGGCCTGAAGATTTCTTCATCGCCATCATGACGCTCCTCGGTGCGTTCGGGATCATGTTCTCCATCGACCCACAACTCGCACTCGTGACGGTCGTCGCCGTGCCGTTCCTCGTCATCATGATCACGTACGCCAACAAAAACATGAACAAGGCGTGGCAAAAGATGTATACGAATATCGGCGAAGTGAACGCTCGCGTCGAGGACAGCGTATCCGGCGCACGTGTCGTCCAATCGTTCACGAACGAGACGTTCGAAATCAAGCGGTTCCAGAAAGACAATAACTTCTACCGCGGCTCGAAAATCGAGGCGTATCGAGTCATGAGTAAATCGCTCGCAGGTATTTATATCACGACGCGGCTCATGACGCTGCTAGTACTCGTCTATGGTGCCTATTTGACGTATCAAGGGCAACTGTCTTACGGACAGCTCGTCGGATTCATCCTCTACATGAACTTGCTCATCAAGCCAATCGAGAAAATCACGGCGCTCCTTGAGATGTATCCGAAAGGAATGGCCGGCTTCAAACGCTTCACGCAACTGTTAGACGAGGCACCGGACATCGAGAACCGTCCGGACGCCGTCGACGTCACGACGCTGAAAGGCGATATCGCTTTTCATGACGTCTCGTTCGGCTACTCGGACTATCGCCAAGTATTGACCGATATCGACCTCGACATCAAGTCGGGTACGACGGTCGCCCTCGTCGGGACGAGCGGAGCCGGGAAGACGACGATTTGTTCACTCATCCCGCGCTTCTATGACGTGACGAACGGTGCCATCACAATCGATGGCATGGATATCCGTGATATGACGAAAGAGAGCCTGCGTCGCCAAATCGGAATCGTGCAACAAGATGTGTTCTTGTTCGCGGGAACGCTCCGTGAGAATATCGCTTACGGGAAACTGGACGCGACCGACGAAGAAATCATGCATGCGGTCGAGAAAGCCCATTTGAATTCGCTCGTCGAGGAGTTGCAGTACGGACTTGATACACAAATCGGGGAGCGGGGCTTGAAACTGTCGGGAGGACAGAAACAACGGATTGCCATCGCCCGGATGTTCCTCAAAAATCCACCGATTTTGATTTTGGACGAGGCGACGTCCGCGCTCGACACGGAGACGGAAGCGATTATTCAAGACTCGCTCAATGAGCTCGCGGCCGACCGGACGACGCTCATCATCGCCCACCGTTTGGCGACGGTGAAAAATGCCGACCGCATCCTCGTCGTCAACGCCGACGGCATCGTTGAGGACGGAACGCATGATGAACTGAGTGCGAAAGGCGGCGTTTTCGCCGGATTACTCAGAAGGCAACAATTATAA
- a CDS encoding iron-sulfur cluster biosynthesis family protein encodes MNVHITEPAQARIDALKGDRDGQMHLFYETEGCGCGNSGIFEIRYVTETTSEDVEIDSNVGPILIKNWTKIFLDEDMIIDYRDDKRTLVLKSNGQVFNSNLLVTDGTGCQLNVPSR; translated from the coding sequence ATGAACGTACACATTACAGAACCCGCTCAGGCGCGGATTGATGCCTTGAAAGGCGACCGTGACGGACAGATGCACTTGTTTTATGAGACGGAAGGTTGCGGCTGTGGCAATAGCGGCATCTTCGAGATTCGCTACGTGACCGAGACGACATCGGAGGACGTCGAGATTGATTCGAACGTCGGTCCGATCCTCATCAAGAACTGGACGAAAATCTTTTTGGACGAGGATATGATCATCGACTATCGTGACGATAAACGGACGCTCGTCTTGAAGAGCAACGGCCAAGTGTTCAACTCGAACTTGCTCGTGACCGATGGGACCGGTTGCCAGTTGAACGTCCCTAGCCGATGA
- the aspS gene encoding aspartate--tRNA ligase produces the protein MIGRTHMNGRVTESLIGQDVQLKGWVQKRRDLGGLIFIDLRDRTGIVQVVVRPENEAVHKLAESIRSEYVLDIKGTVLERENKNPNMPTGNIEVIASEINILNAAKMTPIPIGDEAENVSEDLRLKYRYLDLRRPALQETFRLRSKASNTIRNFLTEEEFLEVETPILTKSTPEGARDYLVPSRVHGGEFYALPQSPQLFKQLLMVAGFDRYFQIARCFRDEDLRADRQPEFTQVDIETSFMDVEDLMAMMESMMAQVMETTLGRTDTPAKFERMTHEEAMRRFGSDKPDTRFGLELIDVADAVTGAGFKVFDMALESNGQVKAINVKGEADKFSRKDIDKLQEFTAVYGAKGLAWLKVTPEGLNGPIAKFFDETYAQKLMEATNAEAGDLLLFVASKPTVVADSLGALRVKLGHELGLIDESKFNFLWVTDFPLVTFEEEDGRFYANHHPFTMPNREDLHLLETDPASVRALAYDLVLNGYELGGGSQRIYERDIQERMFKLLGFTEQEAVDQFGFLLEAFEYGTPPHAGIALGLDRLVMILAGRSNLRDTIAFPKTASASDLLTQAPSPVADAQLEELSIRTAVKEKK, from the coding sequence ATGATCGGACGCACACATATGAACGGCCGCGTGACAGAGTCACTCATCGGCCAAGACGTACAATTGAAAGGATGGGTCCAAAAACGTCGCGACCTCGGAGGCCTCATCTTTATCGACCTTCGTGACCGCACAGGCATCGTCCAAGTCGTCGTTCGCCCAGAAAACGAAGCGGTGCACAAGCTCGCCGAATCGATCCGCAGCGAATACGTACTCGACATCAAAGGGACCGTCCTCGAGCGTGAGAACAAGAACCCGAACATGCCGACGGGGAACATCGAAGTCATCGCCTCTGAAATCAACATCTTGAACGCGGCGAAGATGACACCGATCCCAATCGGTGACGAGGCCGAGAACGTATCGGAAGACCTCCGTCTCAAATACCGTTACCTCGACCTCCGTCGTCCGGCGCTCCAAGAGACGTTCCGTCTCCGTTCAAAGGCGTCGAACACGATTCGTAACTTCTTGACGGAAGAGGAATTCCTCGAAGTCGAAACACCGATTTTGACGAAGTCGACACCGGAAGGCGCGCGTGACTATCTCGTCCCAAGCCGTGTCCACGGCGGCGAATTCTATGCGCTCCCGCAATCACCGCAGTTGTTCAAGCAGCTCCTCATGGTGGCCGGATTCGACCGTTACTTCCAAATCGCACGCTGCTTCCGTGACGAAGACCTTCGGGCCGACCGTCAGCCGGAATTCACGCAAGTCGATATTGAGACGAGCTTCATGGACGTCGAAGACTTGATGGCGATGATGGAATCAATGATGGCACAAGTCATGGAAACAACGCTCGGTCGCACCGACACGCCGGCCAAGTTCGAGCGCATGACGCACGAAGAGGCGATGCGCCGTTTCGGTTCAGACAAACCGGATACACGTTTTGGTCTCGAACTCATCGACGTCGCGGACGCCGTCACAGGTGCCGGCTTCAAAGTGTTCGACATGGCGCTCGAGTCAAACGGACAAGTGAAAGCGATCAACGTCAAAGGCGAGGCGGACAAGTTTTCGCGTAAAGACATCGACAAGCTTCAAGAGTTCACGGCCGTTTACGGCGCCAAAGGCCTCGCTTGGCTCAAAGTGACACCGGAAGGCTTGAACGGACCGATCGCCAAGTTCTTCGACGAGACGTACGCCCAGAAGTTGATGGAAGCGACGAACGCGGAAGCGGGCGACCTGCTCCTCTTCGTGGCGTCAAAACCGACTGTCGTCGCCGACAGCCTCGGCGCGCTTCGCGTCAAACTCGGGCATGAGCTCGGACTCATCGACGAGTCGAAGTTCAACTTCCTTTGGGTGACGGACTTCCCGCTCGTCACGTTCGAAGAAGAAGACGGCCGTTTCTACGCCAACCACCACCCGTTCACGATGCCTAACCGTGAAGACCTCCATCTTCTCGAGACAGACCCGGCGAGCGTACGCGCCCTCGCCTATGACCTCGTCTTGAACGGCTATGAGCTCGGTGGCGGCTCGCAACGGATTTATGAGCGTGACATTCAAGAGCGCATGTTCAAATTGCTCGGCTTCACAGAACAAGAAGCAGTCGACCAGTTCGGCTTCTTGCTCGAAGCGTTCGAGTATGGCACACCGCCACACGCGGGTATCGCGCTCGGTCTCGACCGCCTCGTTATGATTCTTGCGGGTCGTTCGAACCTCCGTGACACGATCGCCTTCCCGAAAACGGCGTCGGCGAGCGACTTGCTCACACAAGCACCAAGCCCGGTCGCGGATGCACAACTCGAGGAGTTGTCGATTCGGACAGCGGTGAAAGAGAAAAAATAA
- the hisS gene encoding histidine--tRNA ligase: protein MKAPRGTQDLLPGTVETWQYVEEKLRDISARYNYKEIRTPIFETTDLFTRSVGETTDIVQKEMFTLVKKGKDEYTLRPEGTASVVRAFVTNKLFGSPDQPTKLYYMGPMFRYERPQKGRFRQLHQYGVEAIGSSDPAVDAEVISLAYTIYKSFGLKKIKVVVNSLGDAESRNAHREALIRHFEPVQDELCQDCQTRLHQNPLRVLDCKVDRDHPSMKSAPSILDFLNEESKTYFEKVLAHLDALGVAYVVDPTLVRGLDYYTHTAFEIMSEAEGFGAITTLCGGGRYNGLVQDIGGPDMPGIGFGIGLERLILALENEGVLPALETGLDVFVVAQGGSEVEVTATRLLQLLRIEGFKADRDYLGRKFKGQFKQADRLNAKFTVILGDDEVERGSASLKVMATGEQVDVPLSAVADKIRELSEGAGQ from the coding sequence ATGAAAGCACCACGCGGCACACAAGACCTGCTTCCGGGCACGGTCGAGACGTGGCAGTATGTCGAAGAGAAGTTACGCGACATCAGCGCCCGTTACAACTATAAAGAGATTCGTACCCCGATTTTTGAAACGACCGACCTGTTCACACGCAGTGTCGGCGAGACGACGGACATCGTCCAAAAGGAGATGTTCACGCTCGTCAAGAAAGGCAAGGACGAGTATACGCTCCGTCCGGAAGGGACGGCCTCGGTCGTCCGCGCCTTCGTCACGAACAAGCTGTTCGGCAGCCCTGACCAGCCGACGAAACTGTATTACATGGGACCGATGTTCCGCTACGAACGTCCACAAAAAGGACGTTTCCGCCAACTGCACCAATACGGTGTCGAGGCGATCGGCAGCAGCGACCCGGCCGTCGACGCGGAAGTGATCAGCCTCGCCTACACGATTTACAAATCGTTCGGTCTCAAAAAAATCAAAGTCGTCGTCAACTCGCTCGGTGACGCTGAGAGCCGCAACGCCCACCGCGAAGCGCTCATCCGTCACTTTGAGCCGGTTCAAGACGAGTTGTGCCAAGATTGCCAGACACGGCTTCATCAGAACCCTCTTCGCGTCCTCGACTGTAAAGTCGATCGCGACCACCCGTCGATGAAATCGGCGCCGTCGATTCTCGACTTCTTGAACGAAGAGTCGAAGACGTACTTCGAAAAAGTACTCGCGCACTTGGATGCGCTCGGTGTTGCCTACGTCGTCGACCCGACGCTCGTCCGCGGTCTCGACTATTATACGCACACGGCGTTCGAGATCATGTCCGAGGCAGAAGGCTTCGGTGCCATCACGACGCTATGCGGCGGTGGACGCTATAACGGTCTCGTCCAAGACATCGGTGGACCGGACATGCCGGGCATCGGTTTCGGGATCGGGCTCGAGCGTCTCATCCTCGCTCTCGAGAATGAAGGGGTGCTCCCAGCGCTCGAGACGGGACTTGACGTCTTCGTCGTCGCCCAAGGCGGATCAGAAGTCGAAGTGACGGCGACACGCCTGTTGCAACTGCTTCGCATCGAAGGCTTCAAGGCGGACCGTGACTATCTCGGCCGCAAGTTCAAAGGACAATTCAAACAAGCCGACCGCTTGAACGCGAAGTTCACCGTCATCCTCGGAGACGATGAAGTCGAGCGCGGTTCGGCCTCCCTCAAGGTCATGGCGACCGGGGAACAAGTCGACGTGCCGCTCTCGGCCGTCGCAGACAAAATTCGTGAACTATCGGAAGGAGCAGGACAATGA